In Nicotiana tabacum cultivar K326 chromosome 17, ASM71507v2, whole genome shotgun sequence, one DNA window encodes the following:
- the LOC107823766 gene encoding universal stress protein PHOS32 has product MASPKKPPAESDRPPTAIMHQPASPRFPSGTPTSRANRKIAIAVDLSDESAYAVKWAVQNYLRPGDGVILLHVRPTSVLYGADWGAIDVSVDTTNEESQQKLEDDFDNFTTTKANDLAQPLVEGNIPFKIHIVKDHDMKERLCLEVERLGLSAVIMGSRGFGASRRSIKGGRLGSVSDYCVHHCVCPVVVVRYPDDKDGVAADDANEGSVKKETDGVLHPVPEDEPIYHDAEDKAADLEKASRVS; this is encoded by the exons ATGGCATCACCCAAAAAGCCACCGGCAGAATCCGACCGACCACCGACGGCGATCATGCACCAACCTGCATCCCCACGTTTCCCTTCCGGAACACCCACTTCACGCGCCAATCGAAAGATCGCTATCGCCGTCGATCTTAGCGACGAAAGCGCTTACGCCGTCAAATGGGCCGTCCAAAATTACCTCCGACCAGGTGACGGCGTTATCCTCCTCCACGTCCGTCCAACTTCCGTCCTCTACGGCGCTGATTGGGGTGCTATTGATGTCTCCGTTGACACTACAAATGAAGAATCGCAGCAGAAATTAGAAGATGATTTTGATAACTTCACAACTACAAAAGCTAATGATTTAGCACAGCCGCTCGTTGAGGGGAATATACCGTTCAAGATTCATATAGTGAAGGATCATGATATGAAAGAAAGGCTGTGTCTTGAAGTAGAGAGGTTGGGTTTGAGTGCAGTGATAATGGGGAGTAGAGGGTTTGGTGCTTCGAGGCGTAGCATAAAAGGAGGGAGGCTAGGTAGTGTGAGTGATTATTGTGTGCATCATTGTGTTTGcccagttgttgttgttagaTATCCTGATGATAAAGATGGGGTTGCTGCTGATGATGCAAATGAAGGTTCAGTTAAAAAAGAGACAGATGGGGTTCTTCACCCTGTGCCTGAGGATGAACCTATATACCATGATGCCGAGGATAAAGCTGCAG ATTTGGAGAAGGCTTCTCGAGTAAGTTGA